The segment AGGTCAGGCTGCTTCTGTTGATGATGCAGTTTATAATATGCTTGAAAACCTCAGCTATGAAGTAACAAACAGAATTATATCAAAAATCTCTGAAAAGATCAGGGGGATTGAAAACAGAAAGGTGGAAATTGTTTTGGCGGGAAATACCGACGTAAACAAGCTGTTGCAGTTAAAGGGTGACCTTCAGTATATTGCCTGGGTACTAAATATTGAAACTCAAGGTACTGACAAACTTGTCCTTGATTATCCGGAAAAAGTAATTTATCTTGCCAATGCTATTGAGCAGAAGAGGATATACAGTATCAAAAAGATTGATGACAGACGAATAGTCCTTGAGTCAAACAGATAATCAGAAGAGCCGCATAATTTAAGCGGCTCTTTTATTTTACCATTTGAAATATATCTGATTTAAATAAAATCATACCTCTATTGACATTTGGTTTAAATAAGACTAATATTGTCTAAATTAAGTTTGCAAGAGGTATTAGTTATGAAAATAACCAGAGCAGGGGATTATGCTTTAAAAGTTATGGCTTATATTGGTTCGCAGGATAAAAATAAGTTATTTATGCGTAATGAGTTATCGGAAATTTGTGGCATTCCTGATAGTTTTTTGGGCAAAATTTTACAGTCCCTTGCAAGAAACAATATTTTGTATTCCGAGAGGGGTAAAAACGGTGGTTTTAAGTTTGTTAAAGAGCCTCAGGAGATAACATTGTACGACATAATAAAGGCTGTTGAGGGGGAAATAAAGATAAATGATTGTCTTGTTGACCCGGATTTTTGTTCAGGTCTGACTTCTTGCAATATCCATAATGTGCTTGGTAAAATCAGGGAATCATTTATAGATGAGCTCAAAAAATATACCCTTGAAAATATTATCCAAGGTTAAAGTAGTTTACATATTATTAAATGTAACTTATTGATAGTAAATGTAAAAATATATTGTTTTTATTACCATAAGGTTATAGGTTTTTAGATTATTTGCTATTGAAATTAAAAAAATATAGGTTAAAATCCTACAGCTAATTTTCAAATAAGTTATCCTGGAGGAATTTTAATGATTAAAACAGATTTATTAGAAAAACTAAATAAAGAGCCAAAACTTTCAGCTAATGCTGTCACGGTTTTAAAGAAAAGGTATCTCAAGAAAGATGAGGATGGAAATGTAGTTGAGACACCTCAGGGTATGTTTCAAAGAGTAGCTTTGAATATTGCAAATGCTGAATTAAAATATGGCTCTGAATCAAAATACGAAGAATACGCCGTGAAGTTTTATGATATGATGGTAGACTTAAAATTTCTTCCAAATTCGCCCACACTTATGAATGCTGGTAAGGAGCTGCAGCAGCTTTCAGCCTGTTTTGTGCTTCCTGTTGAGGATTCTCTGGAAAAAATATTTGAGGCTGTAAAACATACTGCTCTTATTCACAAGTCGGGTGGCGGGACAGGGTTTTCATTTTCAAGGTTAAGACCTAAAGATGATGTTGTTAAGACTACTAAAGGGGTATCAAGTGGCCCTGTTTCATTTATGAGTGTTTTTGATTCTGCAACAGAAACTATAAAGCAAGGTGGGACAAGAAGAGGAGCCAATATGGGTATCCTTAGAGTTGACCATCCGGATATTATGGAATTTATTTACGCTAAACAGGATAAAAGCAAACTTACAAATTTTAACCTTTCAGTTGCTATCACTGAAGAGTTTATGGAAAAAGCTCTTAAAAATGAAGAATATGAGTTGAAAAATCCTAAGACTGGTAAAACAGTAAAGAAGTTGAATGCAAAAGATGTCTTTGATCAAATGGTGAAACTTGCGTGGGAAGGTGGAGATCCTGGTATTATTTTTATTGACAGAATAAATAAGTTTAACCCTACACCAAAAGAAGGTGAGATGGAGAGTACTAACCCTTGTGGTGAGCAACCTCTTTTACCGTATGAGTCATGCAATTTGGGTTCAATTAATCTTGGTCGATTTGTGAAAGGAAATGATATCGATTGGGATGATTTGAGATATGTTGTTCAAACGGGTGTAAGGTTTTTAGATGATGTAATTGATATGAATTCTTACCCTATTAAAGAAATTGAACAAATGACTAAAAAGAATAGAAAAATAGGTCTTGGTGTTATGGGCTTTGCAGATATGTTGGCAATGCTTGATATCCCTTATAACAGTGAAGAAGCGATTGAGATGGCTGAAAAAGTTATGAAATTTATACAGGAAGAAGGGAGAATAGCTTCAAGTGAACTTGCCAAAGAAAGAGGCAATTTTCCTAACTTTGATGACAGTATTTATCCCGGTATGGGATTTTCAAATATGAGAAATGCCACTGTCACAACTATTGCACCTACCGGCACAATTTCAATTATTGGTGGTTGTTCAAGCGGTGTTGAGCCATACTTTGCCATAGCTTTTTACAGAAATGTAATGGATAACAACAAACTTGTGGAAGTTAATCCTATATTTAAAGAAAGGGCAAAGAAAGAGGGCTTTTTTTCTAAAGAGTTAATGGATAAAATAGCGGAACAGGGCACTCTTCATGATATAGAAGAAGTCCCTTCTCACATTAAAAAAGTTTTTGTTACTGCACATGAGATTTCTCCTATCTGGCATGTTAGAATGCAGGCTGCATTTCAAAAATATACTGACAATGCCGTTAGCAAGACTGTTAATTTTCCTAATGACGCAACTGTTGATGATGTTAGGGAAGTTTATGTATTGGCATACAAGCAAGGTTGTAAAGGTATTACTATTTATCGTGATGGCAGTCGTGATGCACAGGTGATTAACTTAGGTACAAAAGAGAAGTCACCTAAAGAAGAGATTGCTCAGGAATATCATGGAGTTTTTAGGCCTAGACCAAGACCAAAGGTACTGTTTGGTAAGACACTGGAAATGATGACAGGATGTGGAAAGCTTTATGTGACAATTAATTTTGATGAAAATAACGAGCCTTTTGAAGTATTTACAAGTATGGGTAAGGCTGGTGGTTGTGCTCAGAGTCAGTGTGAGGCAATAGGTAGATTAATATCTCTTGTTTTCAGAAGTGGTGGTGACTATGATATTGTGGTCAAACAGCTTAAAGGTATTTCTTGCCATATGAGATATGGTTTTGGACAAAATCAGATATTAAGCTGTGCTGATGCAGTTGGAAAAGCCATTGAAAAAGCAATAATGATGGGCTCTGAGTTTAAGGTAATCAATCAGGAAAAATTAACTGTTGATAAACTACTTGCTGAAGCAGAAAAAAAAGTTGCAAGCACTACTGAACAGCAAATTAGAAATGGTGCATGCCCTGAGTGTGGGGGTCCTATCCAATATGTAGAAGGGTGTGACGTTTGTCATTCTTGCGGATATTCTCATTGTAGTTAATGAAATTATATATAAGGGCGTAATAAGTTACGCCCTTATATCATGTAGTATATTATTACGATAAATAATATGTAGTAAAGTAGCTCAAATTTTTTAAAATCTATTTTATGTCCAAAGTACAATATTGACAATAGAGGTAGGAAGATAATTGAACCTCTAATCCCCATAGATAAGTAACTCCACTTCAAAATTTTTGACTGCATACCCAATAATACTATTAAAAATGAGGTAAAAACTACGATGGTGTTTACAAGGCGAATTACATTTATCTCATTTTTAAAATTAAATTTTGATAGAAAATCTTTAAAGATATTAGTTGTAACACCTACAACAAGTCCAGATGCTGTTCCTAAGATTATGAACAAAATAAAAGATAGTATTATAGAACTGAATACGGATGGGAAGTGAGTGCTTATAAAATATGGGAGGACTTCTGCTCCACTTTGAGTGGCAAAGCCATTTGCTCTTACATACATACCTACATAAACACCGAGAAAGCCTATAGGTGGAATCAATACAGCACTTAATAAACTTCCTAATATGGCATCTTTTTTACTTTTGGCTGAGAAGATTGCCTGTAAATATACTTGCGTAGAAAGAACACCAATTATCATAAATACAATATCAAATATGGCTTTCTTTTTTCCGTAACTGAATAAGCTAAACCAATTAATATTTTTAGGCAGCTTATCAAAAATTTCCAATCCGCTATGTCTAAATGCTTCTACGAAGCTTACGGTCATAACAATGTAGATT is part of the Deferrivibrio essentukiensis genome and harbors:
- a CDS encoding vitamin B12-dependent ribonucleotide reductase; amino-acid sequence: MIKTDLLEKLNKEPKLSANAVTVLKKRYLKKDEDGNVVETPQGMFQRVALNIANAELKYGSESKYEEYAVKFYDMMVDLKFLPNSPTLMNAGKELQQLSACFVLPVEDSLEKIFEAVKHTALIHKSGGGTGFSFSRLRPKDDVVKTTKGVSSGPVSFMSVFDSATETIKQGGTRRGANMGILRVDHPDIMEFIYAKQDKSKLTNFNLSVAITEEFMEKALKNEEYELKNPKTGKTVKKLNAKDVFDQMVKLAWEGGDPGIIFIDRINKFNPTPKEGEMESTNPCGEQPLLPYESCNLGSINLGRFVKGNDIDWDDLRYVVQTGVRFLDDVIDMNSYPIKEIEQMTKKNRKIGLGVMGFADMLAMLDIPYNSEEAIEMAEKVMKFIQEEGRIASSELAKERGNFPNFDDSIYPGMGFSNMRNATVTTIAPTGTISIIGGCSSGVEPYFAIAFYRNVMDNNKLVEVNPIFKERAKKEGFFSKELMDKIAEQGTLHDIEEVPSHIKKVFVTAHEISPIWHVRMQAAFQKYTDNAVSKTVNFPNDATVDDVREVYVLAYKQGCKGITIYRDGSRDAQVINLGTKEKSPKEEIAQEYHGVFRPRPRPKVLFGKTLEMMTGCGKLYVTINFDENNEPFEVFTSMGKAGGCAQSQCEAIGRLISLVFRSGGDYDIVVKQLKGISCHMRYGFGQNQILSCADAVGKAIEKAIMMGSEFKVINQEKLTVDKLLAEAEKKVASTTEQQIRNGACPECGGPIQYVEGCDVCHSCGYSHCS
- a CDS encoding sodium:solute symporter family protein, producing the protein MIQKSIFVIFTIILSLQVFSSKHKANNSNDFMLAGRNLSYFGVAGVIIGTLVGGASTIGTVQMAYYYGIAGVIFTLGSGIACFILGLFFTNKLYDNKITTVTEFIGNYFGDRFKKISSFFSTLGIYIHIIAQIIASGAIVSFFFNTNIVIGSFISSLLILTYSVYGGVKGSSVIGKIKIFVIYIVMTVSFVEAFRHSGLEIFDKLPKNINWFSLFSYGKKKAIFDIVFMIIGVLSTQVYLQAIFSAKSKKDAILGSLLSAVLIPPIGFLGVYVGMYVRANGFATQSGAEVLPYFISTHFPSVFSSIILSFILFIILGTASGLVVGVTTNIFKDFLSKFNFKNEINVIRLVNTIVVFTSFLIVLLGMQSKILKWSYLSMGIRGSIIFLPLLSILYFGHKIDFKKFELLYYILFIVIIYYMI
- a CDS encoding RrF2 family transcriptional regulator — encoded protein: MKITRAGDYALKVMAYIGSQDKNKLFMRNELSEICGIPDSFLGKILQSLARNNILYSERGKNGGFKFVKEPQEITLYDIIKAVEGEIKINDCLVDPDFCSGLTSCNIHNVLGKIRESFIDELKKYTLENIIQG